TCAATCATGAATTTAAATTTAAAGATACTGAAAGGAGAATAATAGGAGAATAACTGAATTGATTTGTCTTTTATAAGAATGGATCCAACGTCAGAGAAGTTTCTAAACCGACCCAGTGTGTGTTATCCTGACTGGAGGAAGAAAATGCCCCATAGCTCAATCCTGACACCATTATCCTCACTCAATTAAGTTTTCGTTTTAAGAGGCTGTTTAAATAGAGAATAGGCACAGAAGGAAATGGGGCTGTCACAATGCAGTGTTCTTTTTTGTTATGCGCACATTCATTTAATTGGATTGAGGATTTATAACCAGGTTACTGTTTTGTCTTCATTGGATTTGTCTTCAATCAAGGAGACTGTATGGAATATGGCCAGTGGTAACACCCAGCGCATCTTTAGTGTATCTCTTATTTAAGGAGCAGCAGGCAGCTCTGTGCCTTATGAGTgcccccttaccccccccccccccacacacacacacacacacacacactttttcctgGGGCGTCGGCACCACAGTGAATTTTACAGGCCTGTGGATGACAGACCGCTCTGCTCTCGTTACTTTCTTTATTTGAATTAGGAGACCCATAATCATTTTGTCTTTGCAATTGTGACTCACTTATCAAAAACGaaagtcgtttttttttttacccctatCTGTTTCAGTTTGAAGATGCAACTAAAATAACATTGTGATAATTAATCATTTCATCCGGTCACAGTTGAAAGTGAAAATCTGTCTCCTTTACTAGTTGACAAGCTACAGAACATGACGTTTGAGTAGAAATGTTTGAACCCTTTCCCTCTCAAAATATAATGTTAATGCACGACTAAACTGGTGCTCCTCTCGGTTTAGCACAGTCATGTCTCATGTCTGAGCAGGGATGTCCTCTGATGCGTGGTTGGGGGAGCAGGCAGTGATGGTCCTGGCTGTGTCTGGGGGAGCAGGTAGTGATGGTCCTGGCTGTGTCTGGGGGAGCAGGTAGTGATGGTCCTGGCTGTGTCTGGGGGAGCAGGTAGTGATGGTCCTGGCTGTGTCTGGGGGAGCAGGCAGTGATGGTCCTGGCTGTGTCTGGGGGAGCAGGTAGTGATGGTCCTGGCTGTGTCTGGGGGAGCAGGTAGTGATGGTCCTGGCTGTGTCTGGGGGAGCAGGTTGTGATGGTCCTGGCTGTGTCTGGGGGAGCAGGTAGTGATGGTCCCGGCTGTGTCTGGGGGAGCAGGTAGTGATGGTCCTGGCTGTGTCTGGGGGAGCAGGCAGTGATGGTCCTGGCTGTGTCTGGGGGAGCAGGTAGTGATGGTCCCGGCTGTGTCTGGGGGAGCAGGTAGTGATGGTCCTGGCTGTGTCTGGGGGAGCAGGCAGTGATggtcctggctgtgtgtgggggagcaGGTAGTGATGGTCCTGGCTGTGTCAGACATGCTCCTGTGACGTCTGCAGTGTGAACCCTGTTCACATGCCCTTCACCCTGTGGGACCCGTGGGTGGGAGATGTGCTGGTTGATGAGCCAACTCCCCCTATCttgccttcctccttctctgcatGTTCCCTAATTGCCCATGCTAAGTCATTAGTCTGGGCATTCATTAGAATGAGGGGGGCTCTTCTCCAGCAGGCCACTgaccccctcgccccctccagcccccccccccctccagtcccccccccccacttaccacccaaccctccccccctcaccaccctccctccctcccccttcaatGCTCCTATGAACCATCAACTCCCACACTCAGTCTGCCTCAGTCCTACTCCACCCCAAGtcagctctctccctgtctgcctctccgtTTTTacattcctgcctctctctgtgtctgtgtctctcactctctccatcggtctgtctctctgtcttactctctttctcatcattgtgttatctgtctctttccatcggtctctacccctcccttcatcagtttttctccctctctgtctttctctctgataCACCCTCTTActttccccttttctctgtcAACACTTGCGGTGCATTGCAGCATTCTCTGCACGCTAGCTTTAACTAGCTGTTTCGTTCATAGAAGCGGATATTTGGCAGTGTAATATACTGTAGGTTTCACGTGGTTTTAAAACATATTCATTGTCAATTGTTCAATTCTTGCCACAGTGTGTATACCTCTGAAGAGGGTCTGTGGACTGATTCTCTCAAATGTATGTTAATCATCCTGTCCCAAAGACACACTCCAACTAGTGATCTCTCCTGGGGGTTTCCTATCCTGTATCTAAGTCCTGCTGAGATTAAGAATGATTAAAAAGCCTTGTTGCTGCAGTCAGTCATTCTGTCAGAGAAAAGCAATGTTCATCCAAACCATCATTGAGGATAGTCTACGATTAAAAGGCACTTATTCGTAAAGTGGGGAATGGGGTTACTAATGAGGTTATGGGTGTTACCAGATGACGCACATAATTGCAGAGAACgagtgcgtgtgcctgtgtctgtcacTGTGTTGGCACAGCTGCATCTCTGAAAACGCATCACCCCAAGGAGCTGAACGTACGTAACCATCTGTAGATATGTTTCCTACGAGTGTCTCAGGTGAAATCTAATTGCGTACGTCAGCAAAGACTACAGTGCTGACTGCGAGGTGAAACAGAACGACGAGTGTGCATTGTGTCTGTGCTcctgtgctggtgtgtggagcGGACGAGCCCCTAAAATCACCTCGCCGGCGCTTATATGATTTATAGGAAGAGACAAAGTAGAGGAATAAGAACACAGGAGGCCATACATGCTGTGTGAGGAGAAAAGAACATCTGGGCTTCTACGTGTGCATGAGTATGTATTAatgcacgcatgcatgcatgcatgcatgactGTATGCAGATCTGTGTGCATTCGAAAGCAACGTTCCTATCGAGCGTGAACGCCAGCAGACCAGCCGACCGACCAGCTCCCGTGTCCTATGAGCATTCGTGTCAGGTCTGTGTTatctgtgggtgtgcgtgtgaatgtgtatgggtatgtgtgtgtgtgtacctgtgtgtatgtgtgagtctcTGATCCCCCCAGAATCACAGATAACAGCGCTGCGGACTGCAGCACTGCAGAGtgaagggtggtgggggggggggggggtgtggagggcgtgagggggggggcagttgtCACACATAGCAACAGTGACACTCAATCTCAGTTATGTAGTACCAAAAGGAAGTGTATGACACACTGTATATAAACTACAACCCTGCTTTTACACTATATCTTCACAACCTCTCACCAGTCTGTGTCTTCCCATTTAGGAAGATTCCGAACAGTTCAGTTTCTAAATATCACTCCTCAAAGTGACATAAGGCCACTGTTTACGCTACACAATATGTCCGCAGCTTAGGTGTATAGGAAGCAATTAATCGAATATACTGTAAGGTGCCCAAGTATCTTTATGTTCAGCCTTTTACACGTGCCTAATCAATTACCCATGCACTTTGTCGAaaccaaataaacacacacatttcgcGTCACCTGACTAATTCGCAGATTTGCACGGCAAACACATGCAGAGTagcacacatatgcacaaaTCTAAAAATAGCTCTGGCCAGGCAATGAAAATAGAGCAGGGGGAAAATAAAGCTGAGCTCGTCCGCCCGGATCTAAACGCTCTGACAGTCTGTCTCTTTCCATCGGGCTATTTGTGGcggacacaggcaggcagaggggcGAGGCGCTGGAGATGAAAAGACGACGAAGCTATGAGTTCCGCTGCAGTTCCGCTGCCTCCCCAGCTGGCTCCCGGTCTAATTAGGATGGAGCAGAGcgcgtggaggaggagagcagaatcTCCTGCTAAACAGACCCCATGGTCGGAGAGAGTCCTCTCTGCCTGCTCTCTGTTCCAGCTCAGCTGCCCTGCAGTGGGTACATGCTCGGATGTGGCATGCCCATGCAATTAAGGACTGAATATGGATAAGCAGTTaaaccacccaccccccctcatcgCATTGCTTATTATACAGTACATGTCAACCATGTTGTAGGGCACAATGCCCTCCAGTTGTCCGAGGGACGGTGTATTACTCTGAACTGTGATGTAAGAAAAGTAAAAGGTCAATATGTTTAACAGTGGCTGGGCACTCTGTTGTTACGGATGATTTTATCAGGGCCAGAACAAAAACCACTTAGCAAGATTGCACAGTGGGTGAAAATGCTGGGCCTCATCGTAGCTGGTATTAGTGTGTCATAGCCACACATAATGAAACATAATGTACAGCTGTTGACATTGACCTTAGCTATAGGGGATACTGGATAGTCAATCCTGTGCCGACAAATTGGAGACTCCAAACTCAGAAAGTGCAGTTTGGAGTTTTTAGAGAAGGTATAGTCATGTCCATATTAATGTGCTCCTCCTTGAACCCTTCTTTGTTTTCCCccgcctccgtctctctctctctctttctgtctctctccgtctctctttttctgtctctctccgtctctctctctctctttctgtctctctccgtctctctctctctctctctctctctctctctccgtctctctctcttgctcgctctctctcagaaACCTTGGGAAGTCGGGGCTGCGTGTGTCTTGCTTGGGGCTGGGTGAGTAAAGCTGGTTCCCAAACTCCGCCATAAACATCTTTGAAAAATGTATCAGGCACACAGAACAGCTCAACCGGACTCATTGTCGATCTGTCTGTGTCCATTTGTCTGCCTGCAGGCACCTGGGTGACATTTGGATCCCAGATCTCAGACGAGGTGAGGCCCAGATGTTtccatgtcctctctctctctctctctctctctctctctctctctctctctctctctctctctctctctctctctctctctctctctctctctctctctctctctcgctctctcttccattatttctgtctgtctctccgccccccccccctttcaatcCTCCTTCTTgcttttctccctttttctttgtctttctcagtAGCTATCTCTCTTGTCCCCATAGACGGCTGAAAACCTGATGACCATTGCCTATGAGAACGGTGTGAACCTCTTTGACACGGCGGAGGTGTACGCCTCGGGCAGGTCAGCTCCTGCACACATCCCCCCCTTTTCTGATCGATACCGCTctttcatctcccctctctctatctcgcccTTACCCTTTCTCTCTGACGCCATTCattacctatctctctctctccacaatcTCTCCACACGTGTTGTTGTTTGTGCGTCACTGTTTATCCGGAACGTTGTCTTTCCCCTCTCCGCAGGGCCGAGATCACCTTGGGCAACATCATCAAGAAAAAAGGATGGAGGTGATATTACTCATGTGTCTAATGTGACTCAAGCGCATACGAACAGTTGTCTGTCTGACCGCGTCAGATTAAAGCTTTTTAATGTTGTTCATAAGCACAGTCTGCACAGTGACATATGGGGCCTCTTGTTCACATGCAGTTCAGTTCTTAACCTCTGTGGATAACAGCATGTTTCAGATGCGGTGTCTGATGACGTATGACCCCCCtctaacccctctcctctcgtgtTTGGCAGACGCTCCAGTTATGTGGTCACTACGAAGATCTACTGGGGTGGCCAGTAAGTAAGACGCCAGAAATAACATCCAATTTTCTGTCATTGTTCTGGCCTTTGTCAGACAAAGTATTGTTGGGATTGTTCCCATAATTATGTACTTTGTCACCCCCACAGGGCAGAAACGGAGAGAGGGCTGTCTAGAAAACACATCATCGAAGGTACAGAAGAATGATCTCGCAGGACATTATGTGATTGGAATGGGTATGGGGGCGGGGCGAGGTTTACGTGATTCATGACAATGAATATAAACTATCTCTGATGCAGGCCTGAGAGGATCCTTGTCCAGACTCCAGCTAGATTATGTGGATATTGTCTTTGCCAACCGTAATGATGTCAACAGCCCCATGGAAGGTCAGTTACTCTTTATCAGCACTATAAGATGCATGGTTgatgtttctgaatgtttcTGAATCTGTGTTGGTATGATCCCTCTTGTTATAGTTAGATGTCTGTCAAACAGCACCACACAGCCTGCCTAGTCCACTATTAGTCAGCTCAGTTTCCTTAAAAAGCTCTGAGAATGAGCATTGTTTATATATTGTGTTGAACTACTGTAGCCTCTATAGTGCATGTGTGCCCTCTACAGAGCTTCATGGCCTTTAACGTCATACGTATGTTTGTTTGCAGAGATCGTCCGGGCCATGACCTTCGTAATAAACCAGGGAATGGCCATGTACTGGGGAACCTCTCGCTGGAGCGCCATGGAGATCATGGCAAgttcctccccgtctctctctctttttggcaCACCTTCTGCCCGTGAGGTCATATTAACACCTGCTCTCGTCTCCTGATGACATAAGGCCCAGCGAGCGGCAGTGGGGGATGCCCACACTAATGGCGTtgttccctctccctgcccctagGAAGCGTACTCTGTGGCGCGCCAGTTCAACCTGATTCCACCCGTGTGCGAGCAGGCAGAGTACCACTACTTTCAGAGGGACAAGGTGGAGGTGCAGCTTCCTGAGTTATACCACAAGATAGGTCAGTCACAGTACCACATGACCGGCGTCATCGTTGACTGTCCAGCCCGAAGCAGTAAacatgtactctctctctccagtcctgtgAAGTCACTTATCACATGAGGATCTCTCATGTCAGGCCCTGCTTAGATAACCCGAGAGTGGAGGGACGGAATAGAATCCCGCCCGGAGATGTTTTATTAAGTTTAATATGACTCACACGTTAAGTTTTTTAAACTAAACATGACTAAAACATGACGTCTTTTTTCACAACGGCCTCTCTTTTTGTTTCAGGCGTCGGGGCAATGACCTGGTCTCCCCTTGCATGTGGGCTGATCACGGGGAAATACAGTGAAGGTGTGCCTGACTGCTCACGGGCATCCATGAAGGTGAATTCTGTCATGAGGGCAGAGGAAAAGGGTGGGGGAAAAATTCTGTGGGTTGGAAACACTGTCTTTTAAAACCTGTGTTTTCTGCCCATTGCGTTTCTGTGACGGACTCAGTTCCATCATTAGTGTGTGATTTCCCCTGAAGGGCTACCAGTGGCTGAAGGAGCGAGTGAACAGTGAGGACGGTCGCAGACAGCTGGCCAAGATCAAGGAGCTCCATCTGCTGGCTGACAGACTGGGCTGCACTGCTGCCCAGTTAGCCATAGGTacgattctgtgtgtgtgtgtgcatgcgttcacgtgtgtgtgtgtgtgtgtgcatccgtgTGTGCACTGCTGCCCGTGTGTATTGTACACTTCCAGTTATCAACACTTCTCCACACTAACGATTTTTATGTTGGTATTTTCGATCCAAGCCCAGTTCTGTGTGTTCGTCTCTAAGCGTCCgtgtgtgctgctctctctctgtttgttctcCAGCGTGGTGTCTGCGCAGTGAGGGAGTCAGCtcggtgctgctgggagtttcCAACACTGAGCAGCTGGTGGAGAACTTGGGTGCCCTCAGGGTAATGACGCACCCCTGAACTGAACATCGCTCTGACTTCACTCTGCATTGCATGCTCCTCAACCACAGCTCGTACAAACTACTAAGTGAAATGTCCTATAGTCAACCGTGAAAAATCCCCataattttttgtattttattattattaaattttTTCATAGTAACTGTTAAGTTGTTACACAATAGACAAAGTAGCACTGAAGCATGCCAAGCACCTCTGTACCCTCTGACTGACAGACTGCTCCACCCTCTCCAGGTCCTGTCCCAGATGACCCCTCAGACTGTCACAGAGATCGATGCGCTCCTCGGAAACAAGCCCCACTCGAAGAAAGAGTCACGGGCATGAAGAAACAAAAGAACAAACAGCGAGATTAAGTCAGGGGAAGATGAGGAAAGGAGACGAGGACACAGGGGAAGGAGGCGTTTAGCCCTCCTGTATACTCAACGACTTGCATGTCCTCCCCGCAACATCGTGCTTCCAGTTCATGCGCGTTTCCATTCTGCGCATTACATTGTATCAtgtataaaacaaaaaaaaaggaaaccTTTCAATGTGCAAAAACAAAGGTTAGGTTCTTATATATTACACATTAACAAGTCTTCACTGACTGATCACTGCTAAGAAGAGGGCGTGGCCATCAGGTTTCTGTCTTCCCAAGTGACCAATGAGACAGCTGGAGAAGGCGAGAGTTGAtgggggaaagatggagggccTGTAGTTGTCTGGAGGACTGCTCAGTTGCCTAAGCAAACGGGACCTTTCTTTACCAAGAATGACGTTTCTTTTCTAGAAGACCGAGGCCCTCTCACTTGACTGTAACTGAGGCTGCCGTAGTACACACTGTCCCTGCAGCGGCCTGTTACTGTAGTCTCTCTGAGGTTAGGTACCCAGCAGAGAGCCAAAGGTTAGCGCATGTGTGTGGCCTGTCATTTCCCCTTCGTGTGCATGTGACTGGCCTGCCAATCTGTGTGCTTTAACAGCAGTCTTCCTTTGCCTCCTCGCTGTGTAAACTGTGCGCATGTCCCTTTAAGAAAGAAACAGCCCTTTCAGGGCGTCAATGTGGCATGGCTTTTGTGGTTTGTGTAGATTTGCTGTGCCCCTGTAAGCggtctcattgcactaaatggACAAGCAGGCTGATCTAGGGTACGCGTTGCTGGGCGCTTTAGTGTCACTGACTGCCTACAGCACACTGCCAAGTCCAACTCCATTAGCCTATGTATTATCCTATATTCTATATCATACAATTTTGGCGTTAATGACAATGAAAATCAAGGCTTCTCCTTGTTCTCTTGGAAGAGCTGTTTATTTCCCTCTAAGAGTATAGACGGAGTGGAAtgatgaaaatatattttcaacccaATGACAGACAGTTGGTAGAACAATGTATGGTGTTTTGTGATGCTAGGTTTTTAGCGAAACCATATAATATGTCATTCATCATTTTCCATACTTAGAAAACATTATTCTGTGGCAAAACGGATATGTTCAACCCATCTAGCCTGTGGATTCTACTGTAGGAAGAGTTAAAAGAGTATTAAGGACTCTTCTAGAGTTTTCTCTGAGTAGAACGTAGCATTAGAGAAATGCAGGGTCACTGCACACACTGTCAGTCAATGAAACCGACTCACATGTTAATCGATTTGTAAATCCAAAAGagtatttctatctttcctAAAAGATGCAACAAATGCACAGGATAAAAGGGTAATCAGGATTTAGACTGGTGGAATGAAATCCTGTTTTTGGAGTCATGGTTGTTGAGTTTGAGATTATGAAATTCAACATACTTTGTGGCACAGGTCACAGTGGTAAGATTAAGTGTGAggcagatttatttatttatttagtcttCTATTGAGCAGCCTGGACACATACAGTAGCTGTGTAGCTCTTTATTTTTTAGAAATTGTCGTTTTTCTTTTCCATATGGAAACAATATattactgcctcttggttttaTTTTGATCTATGTCATGTTAACTTTGTCATGTTTCAAGAGCCTCTTATTTTTATCTCCTGTAGGTTTTCTGGAAGTGAGTTCTTTCATGAGTACCTGTGAATTTGAATAGAGGAAGATTCGTCCCATTATTGTTATTTCCCATATTGATGAGAGCAACCaagtgtgtactgtgttttttgATACAGTTAAATGTTATTAATGTTAATATTAATTTGCGTATGTAAATACTCTACTGTTCTTCAGTGGATTATGAAAAATGTTGACTTCATGTTTGATTCATGTGGAAAGATTCTTATATTAACTGATCCAATAATATTGACGCATCTATGTTAATGTGATATGACTGACAGGATCATAGTTGACAAATGCCCATGTATATAAATACTTCAATCACTCCTGAAGACTGTAACTTTGCCTGcataacttatattttattgtcttgaaacaaaaatgaaaaaagagagaaagaagcctTGTACTGAATGTATCATGCTTGCCCTTAAAATACCAGAGAAAACTAACTTACTTTAACTCCCATGTCTTTTGTAGATATTCTTTATAAGCAGGTCACACAGGCCAAGCTGAAATATTTAATATAGATATACaaatacacgtgcacacacacccacacactcccaccacACATGGACTCATAGCTACTTTGAGTATTACAAGATACCGGCGCGGTCATAGGTGCAGACCGTTTTCCAGGTTTGCGGATAACATTTACATTGCTATATTAAGAATACATTGTGAGTGCGTTTTCAATCATGACCAGTGACCACAACCCTTCCTCTGTATTCCTCCTGGGCACTTACTTTACATGAAATGAGCTGTTGAGTCAGCCTGTCCTTTCTGTCTTACACCCACTATGTGCTTTACGTGTTTGCCCACTACATTTCTACTGTCTATCAGCAGTGTCTGTCACCTCCTCATGCAGAACTGACTGTGCCCTTCTGCTTTCCTACCATGTTGaagtaaacacacagagacagctggAGGTCTGACCtttacggagagagagagagagagagagagagagaggcagagcagaaGTAGGAATGTATTAATGCTGCAGCACAGATATGACTTGCACACTAAAATTTCAATGTGTGACAGCCTGCTAGGTAATAATCAACGGTGGTTTTAGAGTCGAGATCATAAAAGAGCACACATGCATTTTACATAGTGTATTATTTGTCACTAGAGCCATCTAAAA
This window of the Osmerus mordax isolate fOsmMor3 chromosome 19, fOsmMor3.pri, whole genome shotgun sequence genome carries:
- the LOC136962743 gene encoding voltage-gated potassium channel subunit beta-3-like encodes the protein MQVSFACTEHNLKSRSEDRLCGLRTAPPPGGGSGGGGGGGGSGQGGNGNYIPQGSSKPRDVSGSRPAPQGHAHMKEAIGRHSSMKYRNLGKSGLRVSCLGLGTWVTFGSQISDETAENLMTIAYENGVNLFDTAEVYASGRAEITLGNIIKKKGWRRSSYVVTTKIYWGGQAETERGLSRKHIIEGLRGSLSRLQLDYVDIVFANRNDVNSPMEEIVRAMTFVINQGMAMYWGTSRWSAMEIMATYSVARQFNLIPPVCEQAEYHYFQRDKVEVQLPELYHKIGVGAMTWSPLACGLITGKYSEGVPDCSRASMKGYQWLKERVNSEDGRRQLAKIKELHLLADRLGCTAAQLAIAWCLRSEGVSSVLLGVSNTEQLVENLGALRVLSQMTPQTVTEIDALLGNKPHSKKESRA